In Candidatus Nealsonbacteria bacterium DGGOD1a, one DNA window encodes the following:
- a CDS encoding DUF4111 domain-containing protein: MPPKKKRWPTMNTLMASLPNNFIVPYRDIGDLPDFLAQGVQNIFGGDLTGFYLTGSLSYGDFEPGRSDIDLAAVLEKPAQPDQIDKIRKLHQAAEQKFNQWAGRIECSYVPRSMLAEVLPPKEPRPYFGAGIFYPAAPYGNEWLINRHFLYQNGIALLGPDFRTLAAPVATADLREACVRDLREEWAPKINDENFLNNSHCQSYVVLNLCRILYAVANGEAVSKKAAAEWAKSEYPQWKDLVETAESWGYGIEMERQNETIGFIKFAVAKANPLNSGSS, encoded by the coding sequence CGTCACTACCGAATAATTTCATTGTTCCATATCGCGATATTGGCGATTTGCCGGATTTTTTGGCGCAGGGCGTCCAAAATATCTTCGGTGGCGATTTGACCGGTTTTTATCTCACCGGTTCTTTGTCTTACGGCGATTTTGAACCGGGGCGCAGCGACATTGATTTGGCCGCGGTTTTGGAAAAACCGGCGCAACCCGATCAAATCGACAAAATCAGAAAATTGCATCAGGCGGCCGAACAAAAATTTAATCAATGGGCGGGAAGAATCGAATGTTCTTATGTTCCGCGATCGATGCTGGCCGAGGTTTTGCCGCCGAAAGAGCCGCGGCCATACTTTGGCGCCGGTATTTTTTATCCCGCCGCGCCTTACGGCAACGAATGGCTTATCAACCGGCATTTTCTTTACCAAAACGGGATCGCGCTTTTGGGGCCGGATTTTAGAACGCTGGCGGCGCCGGTGGCAACGGCGGATTTAAGAGAGGCGTGCGTTCGGGATTTGCGCGAAGAGTGGGCGCCCAAAATCAACGACGAGAATTTCTTGAATAACAGCCATTGCCAATCGTATGTTGTTTTGAATTTATGCCGGATTCTTTATGCCGTTGCCAACGGCGAAGCGGTTTCCAAAAAAGCCGCGGCCGAATGGGCAAAATCCGAATATCCGCAATGGAAAGATTTGGTAGAAACCGCCGAAAGCTGGGGTTATGGAATAGAAATGGAACGCCAAAATGAAACAATCGGGTTTATAAAATTTGCCGTCGCCAAAGCGAATCCGTTGAATAGCGGCAGTTCTTGA
- a CDS encoding type II toxin-antitoxin system RelB/DinJ family antitoxin encodes MSEVINFRVDKKVKSEAQAIAKKMGLNLSDVMNLLLRQIVRDKTIEIRPRELTKKVKLAVHVPVAHADVVRRALGVAGAGRIGNYGFCSFSCRGTGRFWGNEKSHPAIGKAGKLETAQEERIEVTVPRAILQEVIAKMKSVHPYEEPTFDIYPIEN; translated from the coding sequence ATGAGCGAGGTAATTAATTTTCGAGTTGATAAAAAAGTGAAAAGCGAAGCGCAAGCGATTGCCAAAAAAATGGGGCTTAATTTGAGCGATGTAATGAATCTTTTATTGCGCCAGATAGTTCGCGATAAAACGATTGAAATTAGACCAAGAGAATTGACTAAAAAAGTGAAATTGGCGGTGCATGTGCCGGTGGCGCACGCCGATGTTGTGCGCCGGGCGCTGGGGGTGGCGGGCGCGGGGAGGATCGGGAATTATGGTTTTTGCTCGTTTTCATGCCGGGGAACGGGGCGGTTTTGGGGAAACGAAAAATCCCATCCGGCCATCGGCAAGGCAGGCAAGCTGGAAACCGCCCAAGAAGAACGGATCGAAGTCACGGTGCCGCGCGCGATTTTGCAAGAAGTGATCGCGAAGATGAAATCCGTCCACCCTTACGAAGAACCCACATTCGATATTTACCCGATTGAAAACTGA
- a CDS encoding HD domain-containing protein: MIKKECFANGSEWFYSIHLLAVEKFAKELLGKLPKADKELVMLGVWLHDLQRVRGIKGDHVKIGATEAGKTMEQIGYGQEAIERVKETILAHSYDGKVRPKTLEGKILATADAMSHFTNDFYLEIAVMGRRDVKGFKKWALEKIERDYHKKIFFPFAKKIVAKHYRALKEFLTMGG, encoded by the coding sequence TTGATAAAAAAGGAATGTTTTGCGAATGGGAGCGAATGGTTTTACAGTATTCATTTGTTGGCGGTGGAAAAATTTGCCAAGGAGCTTTTGGGAAAATTGCCCAAGGCGGATAAAGAATTGGTGATGCTGGGGGTTTGGTTGCACGATTTGCAACGGGTGCGTGGAATAAAAGGTGATCATGTGAAAATTGGCGCGACAGAAGCGGGCAAGACCATGGAACAAATTGGATATGGGCAAGAAGCGATTGAGCGCGTTAAGGAAACAATTTTGGCGCATAGCTACGATGGCAAAGTCCGGCCCAAAACATTGGAAGGCAAGATTTTGGCGACCGCGGACGCGATGTCGCACTTTACCAATGATTTTTATTTGGAAATTGCGGTTATGGGTCGGCGTGATGTAAAAGGTTTCAAAAAATGGGCTTTGGAAAAAATAGAACGCGATTATCACAAAAAAATATTTTTCCCTTTTGCCAAAAAAATTGTCGCCAAACACTATCGTGCTTTGAAAGAATTTCTAACGATGGGAGGATGA
- a CDS encoding HAD-IA family hydrolase, translating to MAQQTKIKAILFDFHGVLVFRKKDYRPDSVADGIDSMIGDCVNDAEFKARAMGKYGLNEKEFQSVLDRIVDKYEKFAELWELLPQLRKKYKLAIINNGTFLTVPKFDAKFSIYGSFDLFVSSALEGVKKPDARIFLPTAQKLGVVPEECLFMDDTKINIKGAAAVGMETIWWENKETGFEKFLETIGVDKLL from the coding sequence ATGGCGCAACAAACAAAAATCAAGGCGATACTTTTTGATTTTCACGGGGTGCTGGTTTTTCGGAAAAAAGATTACCGGCCGGATTCTGTGGCTGACGGGATTGATTCGATGATCGGCGATTGCGTTAATGACGCGGAATTCAAGGCGCGGGCGATGGGAAAATATGGATTGAACGAAAAAGAATTCCAATCGGTTTTGGATCGGATTGTCGACAAATATGAAAAATTTGCGGAATTATGGGAATTGTTGCCTCAATTGAGGAAAAAATACAAATTGGCGATAATCAACAACGGGACTTTTTTGACAGTGCCAAAATTTGACGCCAAATTTTCGATTTACGGCAGTTTTGATCTTTTCGTGTCGTCGGCGCTGGAAGGCGTGAAAAAACCGGATGCCAGAATTTTTTTGCCGACCGCGCAAAAATTGGGCGTTGTTCCCGAAGAGTGTTTGTTTATGGATGACACGAAAATAAATATCAAAGGCGCGGCGGCGGTTGGTATGGAAACGATATGGTGGGAGAACAAGGAAACCGGTTTCGAGAAATTTTTGGAAACCATAGGGGTTGACAAATTATTGTAA
- a CDS encoding nucleotidyltransferase domain-containing protein produces the protein MIIVYNYNNTDPMISFKSQIAVKVLGYFFLNPESRRYINELADLLAVDPGNLSRKLIELEKEKIMASDRRGNQRYYFLNKDYPLLREVKKMFDVDFGLPRIIEKKLGKLKGLDHAYIYGSWAKNAMDKESDIDLLLVGSHSSLEAKRRLLPLQKEIGREISVVDMGQKEFKQAMVEGDPFIKNIFSDKIIELATK, from the coding sequence ATGATTATTGTATATAATTACAATAATACCGATCCTATGATTTCTTTCAAATCGCAGATCGCGGTTAAAGTGTTGGGATATTTCTTTTTAAACCCCGAAAGCCGCCGTTATATCAACGAATTGGCGGATTTGCTGGCAGTTGATCCGGGGAATTTGTCGCGTAAATTAATTGAATTGGAAAAAGAAAAAATTATGGCCAGCGACCGGCGGGGAAACCAAAGATACTATTTTTTAAACAAGGATTATCCTTTGCTGCGGGAAGTAAAAAAAATGTTTGATGTCGATTTTGGATTGCCGCGCATCATTGAAAAAAAACTTGGGAAATTAAAAGGATTGGATCATGCTTATATTTACGGTTCTTGGGCCAAAAACGCGATGGATAAGGAAAGCGATATTGATCTTTTGCTGGTTGGCTCCCATTCTTCGTTGGAAGCCAAGAGGCGTTTGTTGCCTTTGCAAAAAGAAATTGGACGGGAAATCAGCGTGGTTGATATGGGCCAAAAGGAATTTAAACAAGCGATGGTCGAAGGCGATCCGTTTATTAAAAACATATTTTCGGATAAAATAATTGAATTGGCGACAAAGTAA
- a CDS encoding zinc ribbon domain-containing protein, with the protein MDIEQVKICQSCGMPMESAEDFGLNADGSKNKEYCQFCWQDGEFTAKVELPEFIDAQVKIAVEKMGMDESEARAVAETTLPELDRWRAI; encoded by the coding sequence ATGGATATTGAACAAGTTAAAATTTGCCAGAGTTGCGGCATGCCGATGGAATCCGCGGAAGATTTCGGTCTCAATGCCGATGGAAGTAAAAACAAGGAGTACTGCCAATTTTGCTGGCAGGACGGTGAGTTTACCGCGAAAGTTGAATTGCCGGAATTTATTGACGCGCAAGTCAAGATCGCGGTGGAAAAAATGGGAATGGATGAATCCGAGGCCCGCGCCGTGGCCGAGACGACTTTGCCCGAGCTTGATCGCTGGCGCGCCATTTAG
- a CDS encoding DUF333 domain-containing protein: MKTIFKVLVFVLAVMLLGALAIFFAPGKNAPVVEAPEQTGNGGGDAAADEIYCNQYDPQDCPQKCVICPPCEVCSSIQCRAKASCAAMGFDENWYKENVAPVEKPAPDGGGQAPNAGMANPASVYCIDQGGKLEIREGGGGQYGVCVMPDATECDEWEFFRTQKCGGSAGGDNGSAGQTCGRENCHGLEIVCGSNPAEICTMEYRLGDKCLRYVNCGIVDGVCQEIKNAAFDACKVCVQKCETDFANDPQKSFDCESNCE, translated from the coding sequence ATGAAGACAATATTTAAGGTTTTGGTTTTTGTTTTGGCGGTAATGTTGTTGGGGGCGTTGGCGATATTTTTCGCGCCCGGGAAAAACGCGCCGGTGGTTGAAGCGCCCGAACAAACGGGAAACGGCGGCGGCGATGCGGCCGCCGATGAAATTTATTGCAATCAATATGATCCCCAAGATTGCCCGCAAAAATGCGTTATTTGCCCGCCATGCGAGGTTTGCAGTTCAATCCAATGCCGCGCCAAAGCGTCTTGCGCGGCAATGGGTTTTGACGAAAATTGGTACAAGGAAAATGTAGCACCCGTTGAAAAACCGGCGCCGGATGGCGGCGGGCAAGCGCCGAATGCCGGCATGGCCAATCCGGCGTCGGTTTATTGTATCGATCAAGGCGGCAAACTGGAAATTCGCGAAGGCGGCGGCGGGCAATACGGCGTTTGCGTGATGCCCGATGCCACCGAATGCGACGAATGGGAATTTTTCCGCACGCAAAAATGCGGCGGAAGCGCCGGCGGCGATAATGGTTCGGCCGGCCAAACTTGCGGTCGGGAAAATTGCCACGGTTTGGAAATTGTTTGCGGGTCCAATCCGGCCGAAATTTGCACCATGGAATATCGATTGGGCGACAAATGTCTGCGTTATGTGAATTGCGGCATTGTTGACGGCGTTTGCCAAGAAATTAAGAACGCGGCGTTTGACGCGTGCAAAGTCTGCGTCCAAAAATGCGAAACCGATTTTGCCAACGACCCGCAAAAATCTTTTGATTGCGAAAGCAACTGCGAATAG